The Bacillota bacterium genome contains a region encoding:
- a CDS encoding ABC transporter permease, translating to MKSQISGSKLLLAILKKDLKVYSRNTIYLFLTIISLVFFVAIFWIVPDTVEEDITFAITPPLSELFSEGRDVLLAAGIPEQLLEQFDDLEAAFEEEGLMLVEFENEDQLKKAITQDLEVYKTEQGRFVIHDPDGEQKKPENSKRIRLDIGMSFPPTFFGDVVVGVRPTVTVFADAAVPDEIRGAMQGFIREMAYQLAGHELPVELPDEEMIILGQDRLGAQISTRTKMRPLIAFFILMMETFALASLISNEVLQRTVTALLVTPMRVWHFLTAKTIFGMALAMSQGLIVLIFVRAFTAENWPLLLLTIFLGSLLFTAVAMLVGAAGKDFIGQLMFSMLFIIPLMIPSFAVLFPGSVATWVRALPSYPIVNLLYEVTIHGATWADSYTSLLYAALWVLIIFAAGLFVLKRKVATL from the coding sequence ATGAAATCACAAATTTCAGGAAGCAAGCTTCTTCTGGCCATACTCAAAAAGGATCTCAAGGTGTACAGCAGGAATACCATTTACCTCTTCCTGACCATTATTAGCCTAGTCTTCTTTGTCGCCATTTTCTGGATAGTGCCTGACACTGTAGAAGAAGATATTACCTTTGCCATAACCCCTCCACTCTCTGAATTATTCAGCGAAGGAAGGGATGTTTTGCTGGCTGCCGGAATCCCGGAGCAACTCCTCGAACAATTTGACGATCTTGAAGCAGCCTTCGAAGAAGAAGGCCTGATGCTGGTCGAGTTTGAAAACGAAGATCAACTGAAAAAAGCAATTACGCAGGACCTGGAAGTTTACAAGACAGAGCAGGGTCGGTTTGTTATTCATGATCCTGACGGAGAACAAAAAAAGCCCGAGAATTCGAAAAGAATCAGGTTGGACATCGGTATGTCATTTCCCCCTACCTTCTTTGGTGATGTGGTTGTGGGAGTAAGACCAACAGTTACCGTTTTTGCCGACGCGGCTGTCCCCGATGAAATCAGGGGAGCCATGCAGGGATTTATTCGCGAGATGGCTTACCAGCTGGCCGGACATGAATTGCCGGTCGAACTTCCCGATGAAGAAATGATCATTTTAGGGCAGGACCGCCTGGGTGCCCAGATCTCAACAAGAACAAAAATGAGACCACTGATTGCCTTCTTTATCCTGATGATGGAAACATTTGCCCTGGCTTCGTTGATCTCCAACGAAGTTCTGCAGCGCACCGTTACTGCCCTTCTGGTCACACCAATGCGGGTCTGGCACTTTCTGACAGCCAAAACAATTTTCGGGATGGCCCTGGCCATGAGCCAGGGATTGATCGTTCTAATATTCGTCAGGGCTTTTACTGCTGAAAATTGGCCGCTGCTTTTATTAACAATATTCCTCGGTTCGCTGCTCTTTACAGCAGTTGCCATGCTTGTTGGTGCGGCAGGAAAAGATTTTATCGGACAACTGATGTTCAGCATGCTCTTTATCATTCCCTTAATGATCCCTTCATTTGCCGTCCTCTTTCCTGGTTCGGTAGCAACTTGGGTCAGGGCTCTTCCCAGTTACCCCATAGTCAACCTACTTTATGAAGTAACCATTCATGGAGCAACCTGGGCTGATTCGTATACTTCATTGCTCTATGCTGCTTTATGGGTCCTGATTATCTTTGCAGCGGGACTCTTCGTCTTGAAAAGGAAGGTGGCTACGCTATGA
- a CDS encoding ABC transporter permease yields MSINRVLKILFKDFSVGPRKSFFIWALIMPFALTLLFQVTFGSLFEPKPRVGIVDFGNSAVTTAVQELEGFEVSILDYTDELIEMVEQHDLDAGLILTAGFDEAVKAGEKPKLDFYISGESLASNRIIISVMAIEQIRELEEGDPPVDVQMVYFGEPGLPISIRLVPVIVFYALVMAGIWVPSSSLVEEKERGTLTAMMVTSARLNEILAAKWLLGFIFATFLAVVTLLLNRAFGPRPLEVIVVIIVAASLTSMIGLLVGLYSKTATMLFTLIKSLGMFLFIPVIFYIFPDWPQWIAKIFPLYWIISPIWEVSIMGEPLSSVWFELTIAIAITLILIPLLLLIRKRAMV; encoded by the coding sequence ATGAGTATCAATCGAGTATTAAAGATCCTATTCAAAGATTTTTCTGTTGGGCCGCGTAAATCATTTTTTATCTGGGCGCTGATCATGCCCTTTGCCCTAACCCTTCTTTTTCAGGTTACGTTCGGGTCTCTCTTTGAACCGAAACCACGGGTAGGTATTGTCGACTTCGGTAATTCGGCTGTTACCACGGCGGTTCAGGAGCTGGAAGGATTTGAGGTTTCCATCCTGGATTATACCGACGAACTGATTGAAATGGTTGAACAGCACGATCTTGATGCCGGACTGATCCTTACAGCCGGATTCGACGAAGCTGTTAAAGCCGGCGAAAAACCGAAGCTCGATTTCTATATTAGCGGAGAAAGCCTTGCTTCTAACCGGATCATTATCAGTGTCATGGCTATTGAACAGATCAGGGAGTTGGAAGAAGGAGATCCTCCTGTTGATGTACAGATGGTATACTTCGGTGAGCCAGGCCTCCCTATATCAATCAGGCTGGTCCCGGTTATTGTCTTCTATGCACTGGTCATGGCCGGTATATGGGTGCCGAGTTCCAGTCTTGTTGAAGAAAAAGAACGGGGAACCCTGACTGCCATGATGGTTACTTCAGCCAGGTTGAATGAAATTCTGGCTGCCAAATGGCTTCTCGGTTTTATATTCGCTACTTTTCTTGCTGTAGTAACCTTGCTGTTAAACCGGGCATTCGGTCCACGGCCTTTGGAGGTTATAGTGGTTATTATCGTTGCCGCATCGCTTACATCAATGATCGGTCTGTTGGTCGGACTCTATTCCAAAACCGCAACCATGCTCTTTACGCTGATCAAAAGCCTCGGAATGTTTCTATTTATTCCCGTAATCTTTTATATCTTCCCGGACTGGCCGCAGTGGATCGCCAAGATCTTCCCACTATATTGGATAATCAGCCCCATCTGGGAAGTATCTATCATGGGTGAACCCTTAAGTTCGGTCTGGTTTGAACTTACAATTGCCATCGCCATTACCCTGATCCTGATACCGCTATTGCTGCTTATCAGGAAAAGAGCAATGGTATAA